Proteins found in one Deinococcus sp. Leaf326 genomic segment:
- a CDS encoding HD domain-containing phosphohydrolase: MNVPPPYGGRWPLNWPGLLLALGGYIVTFWLILGMIRQEPEASFQPTVLGLGHLVLTLLLIVCTLWMIAFAYGFRIRVTVLQAVTAGMLADLLFLRGVRCLYGVAGSGAVVELGLLLVASISLILLVTNNNTENLRRERQERQAQETDVLTGLHNRRGVARRYAALPPETALTVVMIDLNDLKGINDLGGHSLGDRHLRATAQALEAHLPAGGFLGRWGGDEFVAVLPGHAGIGPVFGPVQAQVPHPGGRQLPFAYGAAQVGAATPLDRALALADQQMYEDKAASTGREGSAASGEGVSDFPHFLLELNSLPAILEQGLSRAADLVGFEEWFYVEHETHRLFSRKGHDADLAQGVAASIAAPGSMLSQVLSQGESFWAADYESSPYAQAAWVQRGLKSIVMTPVRAHGEVCGAVAFFNHQTWHSVTPKARQLLGAVATHLGHQLERDAALGRLETSVEAVLTGLGTILEVRDLETAGHTERVVSLALRLGRAAGLGETELHDLRLGAYLHDMGKLAIPDRVLLKPGPLDAAEWRLMQTHSREGAVMAARLPALSPEVIRLVRSHHERWDGQGYPDRLAGEAVPYLARIFALCDVYDALTHARPYKPAWTPEAARAELAAQAGRQFDPVLTALFLEEVLGGAQAALRMPDQPPAASGPGLN, encoded by the coding sequence GTGAACGTTCCCCCTCCCTACGGCGGCCGCTGGCCCCTCAACTGGCCGGGCCTGCTGCTGGCGCTGGGCGGGTATATCGTCACCTTCTGGCTGATCCTCGGCATGATCCGGCAGGAGCCGGAGGCCAGCTTCCAACCGACAGTCCTGGGGCTGGGCCACCTGGTGTTGACCCTATTGCTGATCGTCTGCACCCTGTGGATGATCGCCTTCGCCTACGGGTTCCGCATCCGGGTGACGGTCCTTCAGGCGGTCACGGCCGGCATGCTGGCTGACCTGTTGTTCCTGCGCGGGGTCCGCTGCCTGTACGGGGTCGCCGGGTCGGGGGCGGTGGTCGAACTCGGGCTGTTGCTCGTTGCGTCCATCAGCCTGATCCTGCTCGTGACGAACAACAACACGGAGAACCTGCGCCGTGAACGGCAGGAGCGTCAGGCCCAGGAGACCGACGTGCTGACGGGCCTGCACAACCGCCGGGGTGTAGCGCGGCGCTACGCCGCCCTCCCGCCGGAGACGGCCCTGACAGTCGTGATGATCGACCTCAACGACCTCAAGGGCATCAACGACCTGGGAGGGCACAGCCTGGGCGACCGCCACCTGCGCGCCACGGCGCAGGCCCTGGAGGCGCATCTGCCGGCCGGGGGCTTTCTGGGGCGCTGGGGCGGCGACGAGTTCGTGGCCGTGCTGCCCGGTCACGCCGGGATCGGGCCGGTGTTCGGGCCGGTGCAGGCGCAGGTGCCGCACCCCGGCGGCCGGCAGCTGCCCTTCGCCTACGGCGCGGCGCAGGTGGGGGCCGCCACGCCACTGGACCGCGCCCTGGCGCTGGCCGATCAGCAGATGTACGAGGACAAAGCCGCGTCCACGGGCCGGGAGGGCAGCGCCGCTTCGGGCGAGGGCGTCAGCGATTTTCCGCACTTCCTGCTGGAGCTCAACTCGCTGCCCGCCATTCTGGAGCAGGGGCTGAGCCGCGCGGCCGACCTCGTGGGCTTCGAGGAGTGGTTCTACGTCGAACACGAGACCCACCGGCTCTTCAGCCGTAAGGGCCATGACGCTGATCTCGCGCAGGGAGTCGCGGCGTCCATCGCGGCGCCGGGCAGCATGCTCTCGCAGGTGCTGTCCCAGGGTGAATCCTTCTGGGCCGCCGACTATGAGAGCAGCCCCTATGCCCAGGCCGCCTGGGTCCAGCGCGGGCTCAAGAGCATCGTGATGACGCCCGTGCGGGCCCACGGCGAGGTGTGCGGGGCGGTGGCCTTCTTCAACCACCAGACCTGGCATTCCGTGACTCCCAAGGCCCGCCAGCTTCTGGGGGCAGTGGCGACCCACCTGGGCCACCAGCTCGAACGTGACGCCGCGCTGGGGCGCCTGGAGACCTCGGTCGAGGCGGTCCTGACCGGCCTGGGCACCATCCTGGAGGTCCGTGACCTGGAGACGGCGGGCCACACCGAGCGGGTCGTGTCGCTGGCCCTGCGGCTGGGCCGGGCGGCGGGGCTGGGCGAGACCGAGCTGCACGACCTGCGTCTGGGCGCGTACCTGCACGATATGGGCAAGCTGGCCATTCCTGACCGCGTGCTGCTCAAGCCGGGCCCGCTCGACGCCGCCGAATGGCGCCTCATGCAGACCCACAGCCGCGAGGGCGCCGTCATGGCCGCGCGGCTGCCGGCCCTGTCGCCGGAGGTGATCCGGCTGGTGCGCAGCCACCACGAGCGCTGGGACGGCCAGGGCTATCCCGACCGTCTGGCAGGCGAGGCGGTGCCCTACCTCGCGCGGATTTTCGCGCTGTGCGACGTGTACGACGCCCTTACGCACGCGCGGCCCTACAAGCCCGCCTGGACCCCCGAGGCCGCGCGCGCTGAACTCGCCGCGCAGGCGGGGCGGCAGTTCGACCCGGTCCTGACGGCGCTGTTTCTGGAGGAAGTCCTGGGCGGCGCTCAGGCAGCGCTCCGGATGCCGGATCAGCCACCGGCGGCCAGCGGGCCGGGTCTGAACTGA
- a CDS encoding ParB N-terminal domain-containing protein, protein MSFLNQAKHEVERARFASDVRDMLAVLRRQPNELLPFDWVRHLSPEGEHTLGLQTIEVDHIIGSVDRYREFDRHYLPKERHLDERWVGVRSAQLQGKELPPIQVYKVGELYFVKDGNHRVSVARRQGQKYIDAYVIELNVVVPPDEGDTLKDLIIKGEYAQFLRATSLDRVVPGHRPILFTTPGRYEKLLEHIRTRQYFLDRKPGRGDASPVTWEEATRSWYCRLYLRIVENLDLHDVMYRFPGRTEADLYLWVMDHRYFLTEKYGHDVGSEEATVDFREHHAPPVYKRLGQRVQLLLRGRLDPAL, encoded by the coding sequence ATGTCCTTTCTCAATCAGGCCAAACACGAGGTCGAGCGTGCCCGGTTCGCCAGCGATGTCCGCGATATGCTCGCGGTCCTGCGCCGTCAGCCCAACGAACTGCTGCCCTTCGACTGGGTCCGCCACCTCTCGCCCGAGGGCGAACACACGCTGGGGCTACAGACCATCGAGGTGGACCACATCATCGGGTCGGTGGACCGCTACCGCGAATTCGACCGCCACTACCTGCCCAAGGAAAGGCACCTCGACGAGCGCTGGGTGGGCGTGCGTTCGGCGCAGCTCCAGGGCAAGGAACTGCCGCCTATCCAGGTCTACAAGGTGGGCGAGCTATACTTCGTCAAGGACGGCAACCACCGCGTCTCGGTGGCGCGGCGCCAGGGCCAGAAATACATCGACGCCTACGTCATCGAGCTGAACGTCGTGGTCCCGCCCGACGAGGGCGACACGCTCAAGGACCTCATCATCAAGGGCGAGTACGCCCAGTTTCTCAGGGCCACCAGCCTCGACCGCGTGGTGCCGGGTCACCGGCCCATCCTGTTCACGACGCCCGGGCGCTATGAGAAGCTGCTGGAGCACATCCGGACCCGGCAGTATTTCCTCGACCGCAAGCCCGGACGCGGCGACGCCTCGCCCGTCACCTGGGAGGAGGCCACCCGGAGCTGGTACTGCCGCCTGTACCTGCGGATCGTCGAGAACCTCGACCTGCACGACGTGATGTACCGTTTTCCCGGCCGCACCGAGGCCGACCTGTACCTGTGGGTCATGGATCACCGCTACTTCCTGACCGAGAAGTACGGCCACGATGTGGGCAGCGAGGAGGCCACCGTAGACTTCCGCGAGCACCACGCTCCGCCGGTATACAAACGGCTGGGCCAGCGCGTGCAGCTGCTGCTACGGGGCCGCCTGGACCCGGCACTGTAG
- the yedA gene encoding drug/metabolite exporter YedA codes for MLPRVSAAPASAPRAARLTLPVLVCLGVVYVVWGSTYFGIKVAIETLPPLGMLGVRFGLAGAVLMLALRLRGAALPTARQWAASAAVGLLLLGGGTGLVTLAEREASSSVAAMVIAVSPLFAALFARLWGEKTGGREWLGIGVGLLGIALLNVGELRATPLAALLLVLAPLCWTFGSQWSRHLKLPSGLMASAAEMLSGGALLLLLSLATGESWHAPSTASLWALAYLTVFGSLGAYSAYMYLVEHTRPALATSYAYVNPVVAVLLGVGFGGEHLGTLGWVALVVILGGVVLVAWPRREPAAALPQEP; via the coding sequence ATGCTGCCCCGCGTGTCCGCTGCCCCCGCCTCTGCTCCGCGCGCCGCCCGCCTGACCCTGCCGGTCCTGGTCTGTCTGGGGGTGGTGTACGTCGTGTGGGGCAGCACCTATTTCGGGATCAAGGTCGCCATCGAGACGCTGCCGCCCCTGGGGATGCTGGGGGTGCGTTTCGGGCTGGCAGGGGCCGTGCTCATGCTCGCCCTGCGGCTGCGGGGCGCGGCGTTGCCGACCGCGCGGCAGTGGGCGGCGTCGGCGGCGGTGGGCCTCTTGCTGCTGGGCGGCGGCACGGGGCTGGTCACGCTGGCCGAGCGCGAGGCGAGCAGTTCGGTGGCGGCGATGGTCATCGCGGTCTCGCCCCTGTTCGCGGCCCTCTTCGCGCGGCTGTGGGGAGAAAAGACGGGGGGGCGGGAGTGGCTGGGGATCGGGGTGGGCCTGCTGGGCATCGCGCTGCTGAACGTGGGCGAGCTGCGCGCCACGCCCCTCGCAGCCCTGCTCCTTGTGTTGGCCCCACTGTGCTGGACCTTCGGCAGCCAGTGGTCACGCCACCTGAAGTTGCCGAGCGGCCTGATGGCGAGCGCCGCCGAGATGCTGAGCGGCGGGGCGCTGCTGCTGCTCCTGAGCCTGGCGACGGGCGAGAGCTGGCACGCGCCCAGCACGGCGAGCCTGTGGGCCCTGGCCTACCTGACGGTGTTCGGCAGTCTGGGGGCCTACAGCGCCTACATGTACCTCGTCGAGCACACCCGCCCCGCCCTGGCGACGAGCTATGCCTACGTGAATCCGGTGGTGGCGGTGCTGCTGGGCGTGGGCTTCGGCGGCGAGCATCTCGGGACGCTGGGCTGGGTGGCGCTCGTGGTCATCCTGGGCGGCGTGGTCCTCGTGGCGTGGCCGCGCCGCGAGCCGGCCGCCGCGCTGCCCCAGGAGCCCTAA
- a CDS encoding sulfite oxidase-like oxidoreductase, whose amino-acid sequence MLGKFFKKPADDMGGRVPPGQTLTTRFPVLTYGPAQHYDQSEVVVKITGLAEEKTFTWGDLLALPQTTLTYDIHCVTHWSKLDTTWTGVRVTDLMEHLSLLPGASHVMQHSVGGYTTNLSLEDFARPENLLAHTFGGEPLAPEHGGPLRLVVPHLYFWKSAKWLTELEFMDRDRAGFWEKNGYHMRGDPFKEERYDDD is encoded by the coding sequence ATGCTTGGCAAGTTCTTCAAGAAACCGGCCGACGACATGGGGGGGCGCGTTCCGCCCGGTCAGACCCTCACCACCCGCTTTCCGGTCCTCACCTACGGTCCGGCGCAGCACTACGACCAGAGCGAAGTGGTCGTGAAGATCACCGGACTGGCCGAGGAAAAGACCTTCACCTGGGGCGACCTGTTGGCCCTGCCGCAGACTACCCTGACCTATGACATCCACTGCGTGACCCACTGGAGCAAGCTCGACACGACCTGGACCGGGGTGCGCGTGACCGATCTGATGGAACACCTGAGCCTGCTGCCCGGCGCGTCCCACGTCATGCAGCACTCGGTCGGGGGCTATACCACCAACCTCAGCCTCGAGGATTTCGCGCGGCCCGAGAACCTGCTGGCCCACACCTTCGGCGGCGAGCCGCTGGCCCCCGAACACGGCGGCCCCCTGCGGCTGGTCGTGCCGCACCTGTACTTCTGGAAGAGCGCCAAGTGGCTGACCGAGCTGGAATTCATGGACCGCGACCGCGCCGGATTCTGGGAGAAGAACGGGTACCACATGCGCGGCGATCCCTTCAAGGAGGAGCGGTACGACGACGACTGA